One window of Anaerolineales bacterium genomic DNA carries:
- a CDS encoding PAS domain S-box protein has translation MGNLLRFFRAPVFEDEEKTRQAFLLNIILWLLIIVPVPYLIFVLWTVPELSTRAWIQAIAGEIINLTLLFLLRRGYVRTAALIQSIAFWLFFTVTAITAYGVQDEAYIIGYPLVILIAGLLLGPHFSVMATVLCLLTGLGMLLAQFGGLINNPQIRFPQLTWIISLVFFPVIATLQYLTVRTLRDAIQRARRSEEKYKLISKVSTDYVFESRIDENGVAQTVWLGGAFEKMTGYTPEEYIDAGGWNAHIHPEDAEKDARDMETLFKNQNVLASEIRTIAKNGEIRWERVFAHPVWDAEKNQLVGIIGAVQDITEQKEAEERAQKTLLQQAAILNNIPDMAWLKDLTNRYIAVNEQFLNISGKTEEEVIGKTDNDVWEQPYADYYRMDDLEVIHTGKRKTVEERQRDRYGREYWVETTKTPIRNDHGEVVGTTGIARDITERKRAELERERLISELGAKNAELERFTYTVSHDLKAPLVTINGFIGYIERDGLAGNFESFRNDLARIRQAVKKMQTLLNDLLELSRIGRMMNEPVEAEFSAIVRDALSMLDGPISARKVQIEFHDEGHKVIGDRTRLLEVVQNLVENAIKFMGNQPNPGIKIGSFRDEHEKPVFFVQDNGIGIEPQYQDRIFGLFNKLDPSTEGSGIGLALVKRIIEFHDGAIWLDSQPGKGTTFFFTLPVSG, from the coding sequence ATGGGAAATTTACTTCGATTTTTTCGGGCTCCCGTCTTCGAGGATGAGGAAAAGACGCGGCAGGCATTCCTGTTGAATATCATCCTATGGCTGCTCATCATCGTGCCCGTCCCCTATCTGATTTTCGTCCTTTGGACAGTGCCGGAACTCTCGACCCGCGCCTGGATACAAGCGATCGCCGGGGAAATCATAAACCTCACGCTTCTTTTTCTTCTTCGGCGTGGATATGTGCGCACGGCGGCATTGATTCAGTCCATTGCGTTCTGGCTCTTCTTCACAGTGACTGCGATTACAGCATACGGCGTGCAGGATGAAGCATACATCATTGGATACCCCCTGGTGATCCTTATTGCAGGATTGTTACTGGGTCCGCACTTCTCGGTAATGGCAACAGTGCTTTGCCTGCTTACAGGTCTGGGGATGCTCCTTGCGCAATTTGGCGGTCTGATAAACAATCCGCAGATTCGTTTCCCCCAACTGACATGGATCATCAGCCTCGTGTTCTTCCCTGTGATCGCCACATTGCAGTATCTAACGGTGCGGACTTTAAGAGACGCCATCCAGCGCGCCAGACGAAGCGAGGAGAAATACAAGCTCATCTCAAAGGTCAGCACCGATTATGTCTTCGAAAGCAGGATCGACGAAAACGGTGTGGCGCAAACCGTCTGGCTGGGCGGCGCATTCGAAAAGATGACAGGTTATACCCCGGAGGAATACATCGATGCGGGTGGTTGGAACGCTCACATCCACCCCGAAGATGCGGAAAAAGACGCCAGAGATATGGAAACATTATTTAAGAATCAAAATGTTCTGGCGTCTGAGATCCGCACGATTGCCAAAAATGGAGAGATCCGGTGGGAACGTGTGTTCGCCCATCCCGTCTGGGATGCGGAAAAGAATCAACTGGTCGGCATCATTGGTGCGGTCCAGGACATCACGGAGCAAAAAGAGGCTGAGGAAAGAGCGCAAAAAACCCTGCTCCAACAAGCTGCGATCCTGAACAATATCCCGGACATGGCATGGTTGAAAGACCTGACCAACCGGTATATTGCTGTCAATGAGCAGTTTCTAAATATCAGCGGTAAAACTGAGGAGGAGGTCATTGGGAAAACAGATAACGATGTCTGGGAGCAGCCCTATGCAGATTATTACCGGATGGATGACCTCGAGGTCATTCACACCGGCAAACGGAAGACCGTCGAAGAAAGGCAGAGAGACAGGTATGGCAGGGAATATTGGGTGGAAACGACAAAGACCCCGATCCGCAACGATCACGGCGAAGTGGTCGGCACAACAGGGATCGCGCGCGATATCACGGAAAGAAAACGGGCGGAATTGGAACGCGAACGGTTGATCTCGGAACTCGGCGCCAAAAATGCCGAATTGGAACGGTTTACCTATACGGTATCGCATGACCTAAAAGCGCCCCTCGTGACGATTAACGGATTTATCGGTTACATCGAACGGGATGGGCTGGCCGGCAATTTCGAATCGTTTCGAAACGACCTGGCGCGCATCCGTCAAGCCGTGAAAAAAATGCAAACCCTGCTTAACGACCTGCTTGAGTTATCCCGCATCGGGCGGATGATGAACGAGCCGGTGGAGGCGGAGTTTTCCGCCATCGTCCGCGACGCTCTTTCCATGCTCGACGGCCCGATCTCAGCCCGAAAAGTGCAAATCGAATTCCATGACGAAGGTCATAAAGTGATCGGGGATCGCACCCGGTTATTGGAAGTTGTGCAAAATCTCGTCGAGAATGCGATCAAATTCATGGGGAACCAACCCAATCCCGGCATTAAAATCGGGTCATTTCGCGATGAACACGAAAAACCGGTCTTCTTCGTGCAGGATAATGGCATTGGGATCGAACCTCAATACCAGGACCGCATCTTCGGTCTTTTCAACAAGCTGGATCCAAGCACCGAGGGCTCCGGGATCGGGCTCGCACTCGTAAAGCGCATTATAGAGTTCCATGATGGAGCGATATGGCTCGATTCGCAGCCTGGCAAGGGCACAACATTTTTTTTCACGCTCCCCGTCTCTGGATAA
- the selB gene encoding selenocysteine-specific translation elongation factor — translation MKVIGTAGHVDHGKSTLIEALTGIHPDRLKEEKAREMTIDLGFGWMTLPNGEQVGIVDVPGHRDFIENMLSGIGGIDAALLIVAADEGVMPQTKEHLAILDLLEIPAGLIVLTKTDLASDSAWTELVENEIRSAVSHTRLKDAPIVRVSAKDRTGLEALKIELQSLLQNSPARPDLDRPRLPIDRVFSMSGFGTVVTGTLKDGRLSVGDEVEVLPGRLKGRIRGLQTHKQKEDIAVTGSRTAVNISGIDMEEINRGDVLAHPNQYQATRRIDAKFRAIGDIRKPLLHGDEVKFFVAASETVARLRILDTEEISAGGEGWIQLELSKPIVAIRGDRYILRRPSPGETLGGGTIVDHQPKGRHKRFNEKIIESLESLLQGTPADILLEAALSMQIATVKAMIAQSRLEPALAESALRELLNSRKVVLLNQTGNSDSIAASASYWNTLRTNIQGLVEAFHEQFPLRRGIPREELKSRLKLEPKFFNAAISFLSSQNSIIDDRGTVSSPGHEIKFNGADQARVEALKRRFESNPYATPSIKECQAEAGFELVNALIESGELLPVSENVIFLKKDYDEITSRIKSMLMDRGTITLAEVRDMFDTTRKYAQALLEHLDSTGLTVRDGDMRRLRK, via the coding sequence ATGAAGGTCATCGGCACGGCAGGCCATGTGGATCATGGAAAATCAACCCTGATCGAGGCTCTCACCGGGATACACCCGGATCGGCTCAAGGAAGAGAAAGCCCGCGAGATGACCATCGACCTCGGCTTCGGCTGGATGACATTGCCGAACGGCGAACAAGTGGGGATTGTGGATGTTCCCGGACATCGCGATTTTATCGAAAATATGCTCTCCGGCATCGGCGGGATCGATGCGGCTTTGCTCATTGTCGCTGCTGATGAAGGCGTAATGCCGCAAACAAAGGAACACCTCGCAATTCTGGATCTATTGGAGATTCCTGCCGGGCTGATCGTTTTGACCAAGACCGACCTCGCCTCCGACTCCGCCTGGACCGAACTTGTTGAAAATGAAATCCGCTCCGCCGTGAGTCATACCCGCCTCAAGGACGCCCCCATCGTGAGAGTCTCGGCAAAGGACAGAACCGGACTCGAAGCATTGAAAATCGAACTTCAATCCTTACTACAAAACAGCCCTGCCCGTCCGGACCTCGATCGGCCCCGTCTGCCCATAGACCGCGTGTTCAGCATGAGCGGATTTGGCACTGTTGTAACCGGCACTTTGAAAGACGGGCGGCTATCGGTGGGCGATGAAGTGGAAGTTCTGCCAGGCCGCCTCAAGGGACGCATACGCGGTTTGCAAACGCACAAACAAAAAGAAGATATCGCTGTGACAGGTTCGAGGACGGCTGTAAACATTTCAGGGATTGATATGGAAGAGATCAACCGCGGGGACGTGCTCGCGCATCCAAATCAGTACCAGGCGACGCGCCGCATCGACGCTAAATTCAGAGCAATCGGAGATATCCGAAAGCCCTTACTTCACGGCGATGAAGTCAAATTCTTTGTTGCCGCAAGCGAGACGGTTGCCAGGCTTCGCATCCTCGACACAGAGGAGATAAGCGCCGGGGGGGAGGGCTGGATTCAGCTCGAATTAAGTAAACCCATTGTTGCCATCCGCGGCGATCGATATATATTGCGAAGACCCTCGCCGGGGGAAACGCTGGGCGGCGGCACAATTGTGGACCATCAGCCCAAGGGAAGGCATAAACGCTTCAACGAAAAAATCATCGAGTCTTTAGAGTCCCTATTACAGGGCACGCCGGCAGATATTCTGCTCGAAGCTGCGCTCTCCATGCAGATTGCCACTGTCAAGGCAATGATCGCTCAGTCACGCCTGGAGCCTGCCCTGGCGGAGTCTGCTTTGCGGGAACTACTGAATTCTAGGAAGGTCGTTCTTCTGAATCAAACAGGAAATAGCGACTCCATCGCGGCTTCTGCATCCTACTGGAATACCCTGAGAACAAATATTCAAGGTCTGGTCGAAGCTTTTCATGAACAATTCCCCTTGCGGCGCGGAATACCGCGGGAGGAATTGAAGAGCAGATTAAAACTTGAACCCAAGTTTTTCAACGCCGCGATTTCTTTTCTCTCCTCGCAAAACTCGATCATCGATGATCGGGGAACGGTATCCAGCCCGGGACATGAAATAAAGTTCAATGGGGCGGACCAAGCCAGGGTCGAAGCTCTGAAGCGGAGATTCGAGTCGAATCCGTATGCGACCCCCAGCATCAAAGAGTGTCAGGCTGAGGCGGGATTCGAACTCGTTAACGCGTTGATCGAATCGGGAGAACTGTTGCCCGTTTCGGAAAATGTCATCTTCCTGAAAAAAGATTACGATGAAATCACCTCGCGAATCAAATCGATGCTCATGGATCGGGGAACGATCACCCTGGCAGAAGTACGGGATATGTTCGACACGACAAGAAAATATGCGCAAGCCTTGCTTGAGCATCTGGATTCCACCGGTTTAACCGTGCGAGACGGCGATATGAGAAGGTTGAGGAAGTAG